The following coding sequences lie in one Danio rerio strain Tuebingen ecotype United States chromosome 3, GRCz12tu, whole genome shotgun sequence genomic window:
- the LOC110437850 gene encoding E3 ubiquitin-protein ligase TRIM35-like, producing the protein MASLNVSAEELSCPVCCEIFRNPVVLSCSHSVCKECLQQFWRTKTTQECPVCRKSSRDDPPCNLVLKNLCELFLKDRNERCSSGSEEICSLHSEKLKLFCLEDKQPVCLVCRDSKQHDNHKFRPISEVASSYKEALNTALKSLQKKLKHNEKMIVEFEKTFQHIKSQVDHTERQIKHEFEKLHQFLRDEEEATITALREEEEQKKQMMKEKLEEMNTHISALSHTIKDTEEMLKANDVCFLKEFPVSMERVQISQPDPQTPSGALIHVSRYLGNLPFRVWKKMQDIVYYSPVILDSNTAHPRLVLSDDLTSMRYSGKDQPVPDNPERFDCYYCVLGSEGFTSGKHCWDVEVKESEYWNLGVTTASNQWTGRVFYNTGVWSVKYKQSAGSGFVVNQDLERVRVDLDCDRGTVSFSDPVTNTHLHTYTTTFTESVFPFFYSLGSLKILPYVTGFIFRTL; encoded by the exons ATGGCTTCACTAAATGTGTCTGCAGAAGAACTTTCTTGTCCCGTGTGCTGTGAAATCTTCAGGAATCCTGTAGTTTTATCATGCAGTCACAGTGTGTGTAAAGAGTGTCTTCAACAGTTCTGGAGAACCAAGACAACTCAGGAGTGTCCTGTTTGCCGGAAATCTTCAAGAGATGATCCTCCATGTAATCTAGTGTTAAAAAACCTGTGTGAGTTGTTCCTGAAGGACAGAAATGAGAGATGTTCATCGGGATCTGAGGAGATCTGCAGTTTACACAGTGAGAAACTCAAACTCTTCTGTCTGGAGGACAAACAGCCTGTGTGTTTAGTGTGCAGAGACTCCAAACAACACGACAATCACAAATTCAGACCCATCAGTGAAGTGGCTTCATCATACAAG GAGGCACTCAATACAGCACTGAAGTCTttacaaaagaaactcaaacacaaTGAAAAAATGATAGTAGAGTTTGAGAAAACATTTCAACACATCAAG TCTCAAGTTGATCACACAGAGCGTCAGATTAAACATGAGTTTGAGAAGCTTCATCAGTTTCTCCGAGATGAAGAAGAAGCTACAATCACTGCACTGAGGGAGGAAGAGGAGCAGAAGAAGCAGATGATGAAGGAGAAGCTGGaggagatgaacacacacatctcaGCTCTTTCACACACGATCAAAGACACGGAGGAGATGCTGAAAGCCAATGACGTCTGCTTTCTAAAG gAGTTTCCAGTCTCGATGGAAAG AGTCCAGATCTCACAGCCGGATCCACAGACGCCTTCTGGAGCTTTGATTCATGTGTCTCGCTACTTGGGGAACCTGCCGTTCAGAGTCTGGAAGAAGATGCAGGACATTGTCTACTATT CTCCTGTCATTCTGGATTCAAACACTGCTCATCCACGTCTCGTCCTGTCTGATGATCTGACCAGTATGAGGTACAGTGGGAAAGATCAACCTGTTCCTGATAATCCAGAGAGATTTGACTGTTATTACTGTGTTCTGGGTTCAGAGGGTTTTACCTCTGGAAAACACTGCTGGGATGTGGAGGTGAAAGAGAGTGAATACTGGAATCTTGGAGTAACAACAGCATCAAACCAGTGGACGGGACGGGTTTTCTATAACACTGGGGTCTGGAGTGTGAAATATAAACAGTCTGCAGGCTCTGGTTTTGTTGTAAATCAGGATCTTGAGCGTGTGAGAGTTGATCTGGACTGTGACAGAGGAACAGTGTCTTTCTCTGATCCTGTAACAAACACAcatctacacacatacacaaccacCTTCACTGAGTCTGTCTTTCCTTTCTTCTATAGTCTTGGTTCTCTAAAGATTTTACCGTATGTAACTGGTTTTATTTTTAGAACTTTGTAG